From one Onychomys torridus chromosome 12, mOncTor1.1, whole genome shotgun sequence genomic stretch:
- the LOC118593892 gene encoding keratin-associated protein 20-2-like — protein MGYYGNYYGGLGYGYGCGYGGLSYGYGYGRFGYGYCRPYCCGRYWSYRFY, from the coding sequence ATGGGCTACTATGGAAACTACTATGGTGGTCTTGGCTATGGCTATGGCTGTGGCTATGGAGGCCTGAGTTATGGCTATGGCTATGGCAGATTTGGATATGGCTACTGCAGGCCATATTGCTGTGGGAGATACTGGTCCTACAGATTCTACTGA